The DNA region GCCCGCCTGGTCGCGGTCAATCACGCGGCCCTGACGCTCGCTGGTGGTCGAGACCAGCATCTCTTCAATAATTTCCGGCAATGTTTGTGCGTTTGACTCCACGGCGCCGGTCAGCGGCCAGCAGCCGAGGGTACGGAAACGAACCATCCGTTTTTTGATCATCTCGCCAGGCTGCAGGTCGATGCGATCGTCATCGATCATCATCAACATGCCGTCACGCTCCAGCACCGGGCGCTCTGCCGCCAGATACAGCGGGACGATCTCAATATTTTCCAGCCAGATGTACTGCCAGATATCCTGTTCGGTCCAGTTGGAGAGCGGGAAAACGCGGATGCTTTCGCCTTTGTTAATCTGCCCGTTGTAGTTGTGCCACAGCTCAGGACGCTGGTTTTTGGGGTCCCAGCGATGAAAGCGGTCACGGAAGGAGTAGATGCGCTCTTTCGCCCGCGACTTTTCTTCATCGCGGCGCGCGCCGCCAAATGCGGCGTCAAAACCGTATTTGTTCAGCGCCTGCTTCAGCCCTTCGGTTTTCATAATGTCGGTGTGCTTGGCGCTGCCGTGGACAAACGGGTTGATGCCCATCGCCACCCCTTCCGGGTTCTTATGCACCAGCAATTCGCAGCCGTACGCTTTGGCAGTACGATCGCGAAATTCATACATCTCGCGGAACTTCCAGCCGGTATCGACATGCAGCAACGGGAACGGCAACGACCCCGGATAGAATGCCTTACGGGCAAGATGCAGCATAACGCTGGAATCCTTGCCGATGGAGTACAGCATTACCGGGTTCGAAAATTCAGCCGCCACCTCGCGAATAATGTGGATGCTTTCGGCCTCCAGCTGTCGCAGGTGGGTGAGTCGTTTTTGGTCCATAACCGTTCCTTTACAATACCGCTAATGTCGAGCGCGTCAGATAACCCGACTATAGGGAGCGCAGGAGAACGAATGAAATTACGAATTGGAATGAGTAGTTCCTCAAAGGAATAACGATCTGGCAAAGCAAATATCAAAAAGTGCTTAACCCGCCGGAATTCGGGCATTTAAGAGCAAATGAAATTGTCTTAGCGAGGTCACCGTTTCATACTAGATGGCGTAAAATTTTTGCTTTGTATTCAGGGCTTCCCCTGCTGGCTATTAAGGATTCACTATGTTTTCCGCAACGCGCCGTCTTTCCGCTCTCCTGGCGCTCGGCGTATGCTTTATTGTCCCCGCTCAGGCGTCATCCCCAAAACCGGGCGATTTTGCGACAACGCAGACCCGTCATATTGCGACCGTTTTCCCGGGAAGGATGACCGGTTCTCCGGCGGAAATGTTGTCTGCCGACTATTTACGCCAGCAGTTTGAACAGATGGGTTATCGCAGTGATATCCGCACATTCAACAGTCGCTACATTTATACCGCTAAAAATAACCGCAAAAACTGGCACAACGTGACCGGCAGTACCGTTATTGCCGCTCATGAAGGCAAAGCCCCGCAGCAGATTATTATCATGGCGCATCTGGACACCTATGCCCCGCAAAGTGACTCCGACACCGACGCGAACCTCGGCGGTCTGACACTGCAAGGTGTGGATGATAACGCCGCCGGACTGGGCGTTATGCT from Citrobacter amalonaticus Y19 includes:
- the cysD gene encoding sulfate adenylyltransferase subunit CysD, which encodes MDQKRLTHLRQLEAESIHIIREVAAEFSNPVMLYSIGKDSSVMLHLARKAFYPGSLPFPLLHVDTGWKFREMYEFRDRTAKAYGCELLVHKNPEGVAMGINPFVHGSAKHTDIMKTEGLKQALNKYGFDAAFGGARRDEEKSRAKERIYSFRDRFHRWDPKNQRPELWHNYNGQINKGESIRVFPLSNWTEQDIWQYIWLENIEIVPLYLAAERPVLERDGMLMMIDDDRIDLQPGEMIKKRMVRFRTLGCWPLTGAVESNAQTLPEIIEEMLVSTTSERQGRVIDRDQAGSMELKKRQGYF